The Cryptomeria japonica chromosome 2, Sugi_1.0, whole genome shotgun sequence region TGAATCATGACACaaaaacaaagaatacacaaatagGAATCCGTGTTCTTAACCTTTGTCACAAAAGGATTTCACTTTTATTTCTCTTAAATTAAGTCGCACAAAGCATAGAAGTAAAGGATACACAAAAGTTAAAATCTTATTCTAACAAATATTTGAACacctaaataataaaatattgttgtcatataattaaaaaaaaaattgatcattaTTCATTTGTAAAACTAAAATAATGAATGTAAATTGAAATTTGCAACAATGTAAATTGTAAACCCCTAAATAATTACTAAAATCGTCAACTAAATAACTAATTACTGATTACTTACTAAATtgaacaatgaaaagaaaaaatcatGAAGGCAACCTATCTTGAGACTTGAATAATgctttggatcatttgattcagcAATAGATTGATGTCAGTCTTCACACTTGCTCTTATTCTCACTATTCCTCGATCCTAAGGGCCTCACTTGTAATATTTCTCACTCTCGCAGCTTGCTATTGCAACTTTCAACTCTATTGTTGAAACTTGGGAGTGATTTGGAATGAATCTAAGATGCATATTTGTAGTTTTTTAGAGTGTTTAGGATTTGGGTGAGGCCCACAGGCATTTGAATTAGGGCTTGTGGCACACaattcaaaaaaatctttttcttttttaaataaacTTTTAATTCATTTGTCGTGGCAGACGCCTAGCAGTCCCTGGAACAACCAGGAGACTCATGGGAGTTCCCTGGAAATCTCCAGTCAGTCTCGGAGTCCCCAAGCAGTCCTTGATGAGGAGGACATCCCAAAAACACCCTCATTGACGGGAACATCCCTTGGTCTTGAGCGCGGCAGCAGGATCACAAGGGGGCATTCCCTCCAAGTCCCTATGCCCCGGGGTTGTCCCATCCTGGAAATATCTACCTATTGAAAAAACCTTGGAAAAATTTGAAAACCTTAATTGTATAGAGTTTCACTATTCGCCTTGTCAAAATGGCGGCTGTGTGATCTGTTCCCATGCTCTctaaatgccaaaaactaaaagaTTTGTTGTACAAAACATATAAATCCTCGGTAAAGAGCCAAAACAAAGGCAGAAGGAATGCGAATTATGTGCATGAAATGAGTAGATCAATAAATTAAATCCCATATGGCATGAAATAAAAACTCAATCCAGAAAGAAATCTGAACGTGTACGGCTTTGATAAATTCAATCCTATATTCAGCTAAATAACAAATTGCATCAGTGTAAAGAAAAGAGAATAGGAAATTCAGGATTACCAGCTGGCTTAGAAAATCATTCTGGAACTTGGTCTCGGACTCTGTTGCCTGAGCTACCTGCAAATGGGTACAGGAGCATCATAGTTTTCTTCTAACTGTACGAAAAATCCAAATTAAAAATATTCAACTATATAGGATGATGTCAATCATAATACTTTTAAGTTCCATTTAAAACCCAAATCACACTATTCAATTCACTACGCTCATAAAAATAGTTTCAAAAAAACACATTTAATTGAAAACATAAGTCCGACACGTGGCTTACATTTTTGAGCCCTAAAACTTTGTGATGAAGATCAGAAATCGTGTCATCAACGTCTCCGTGGATTGGGTCAACCCTCAATTGAAGCTCCTCGCTCTGGACATTATTCGTTCTGCTGCTTAGCCCTTGTCTGAAATACCCATGACATAAATTTATATTGTAACACAATTTTCTAACATAAAATTCATAGCTTTTTGAACCATGGGCTATGAAAATGCTAGTAAACAATACTGATGAAAGGGAAAAATAGAGTGTGAATAAAAGAGATTAGAATTACCTTGAATGAAAGGGCCCTGCACCAAAGGACGCCATCGTTCCTTTCGAGAATTTTCTCAGAACTCCATATGCTGAAAAGCTTGCAACGATGGTGGGAGTCTGGAATCTCAACTATTTTCAAATAAAGAATATATGGTCTGGTTTCTTAAATCTTTTGCTGTTTTATTTGGGTTCTTTGCGGTCGTTCTTTCTTAATCAGCAAGCCATATTTCAGAGGGGTATTATCGCGCCGATAATAAATCAAACAGCGTAGACGCGTTTGCTCTTCGGACGGTGCAACGTAAACACGATTCTCTTTTCCGTATTGATGCATATTCGTCGCGTATGTACTAGCGCAATAGGTATGGCGAAATGAAATAAAAGGAAAGATTTTATTCCAATGTATGGAAAGTAATATCAAGATAATGACAATagataaaagagaaaaaaagatgAGTGGTGTGTCTTAAAAGTCGTAATTTGTAGGTTGTAAGggacaaacacttcaataaatcattgcatgcatgattagacagatataatcatgaatataaaaaccataacaaatcgaaaGGAAAAGATGAGCAGGGAGGAGAAGGGGAACGGTCAgactcaaaattcaattttttggggCGAAGCACTGGTT contains the following coding sequences:
- the LOC131031615 gene encoding LOW QUALITY PROTEIN: bet1-like protein At4g14600 (The sequence of the model RefSeq protein was modified relative to this genomic sequence to represent the inferred CDS: deleted 1 base in 1 codon; substituted 1 base at 1 genomic stop codon) codes for the protein MASFGAGPFHSRQGLSSRTNNVQSEELQLRVDPIHGDVDDTISDLHHKVLGLKNVAQATESETKFQNDFLSQLEMTMIKAQAGVXNNMRRLNRSIIQHGSSHVAYVITFGLLIFFILYLLSKFSRR